In Blastopirellula sediminis, the following proteins share a genomic window:
- a CDS encoding PstS family phosphate ABC transporter substrate-binding protein: MNRCRNIFMVAALAVAAPLAASAQVQVDSALPSYKPVQGVNGNISSMGSDTMNNLMTLWAEGFQKFYPGVTIEIEGKGSSTAPAALTKGTATFGPMSRPMKESEIDAFEKAYGYKPTQLGTSIDMLAVFVHKDNPVKGLSLEQLDSIFSSTRKGGAKDDVTTWGQLGLEGAWASRAISLYGRNSASGTYGYFKEKALFDGDYKSSVKEQPGSSAVIQGVANDVAAIGYSGIGYKTAAVRVVPLSKTGDKFVEPSLETVSSYPLSRFLYLSVNRKPNEQLDPLRLEFIKYVFSKEGQEAVVKDGYLPLTAKQAQRQLDMILKN, from the coding sequence ATGAACCGCTGCCGGAACATCTTTATGGTCGCCGCCTTGGCGGTAGCCGCTCCGCTTGCCGCCTCGGCGCAAGTCCAAGTTGACTCCGCTTTGCCGTCCTACAAACCAGTTCAAGGCGTCAACGGAAACATCAGCAGCATGGGTTCCGACACCATGAACAACCTGATGACCTTGTGGGCCGAAGGTTTCCAGAAGTTCTATCCGGGCGTCACCATCGAAATCGAAGGCAAGGGTTCGTCGACCGCTCCGGCCGCGCTGACCAAGGGGACCGCCACCTTCGGTCCGATGAGCCGCCCGATGAAGGAATCGGAAATCGACGCTTTTGAAAAGGCCTACGGTTACAAGCCGACCCAGCTCGGCACCTCGATCGATATGCTGGCCGTCTTCGTTCACAAAGACAACCCGGTGAAGGGGCTGTCGTTGGAACAACTCGACTCGATCTTCAGCAGCACCCGCAAAGGGGGCGCGAAAGATGACGTCACCACTTGGGGTCAGCTCGGTCTGGAAGGGGCTTGGGCCAGCCGCGCGATCAGCCTGTACGGTCGTAACTCGGCTTCGGGCACCTACGGTTACTTCAAGGAAAAGGCGCTGTTCGATGGCGACTACAAGTCGTCGGTGAAGGAACAGCCGGGCAGCTCGGCCGTGATCCAAGGGGTCGCCAACGACGTCGCCGCCATCGGCTACAGCGGCATCGGCTACAAGACCGCCGCCGTTCGCGTCGTCCCGCTCTCCAAGACCGGCGACAAATTCGTCGAACCGTCGCTGGAAACGGTTAGCAGCTACCCGCTGTCGCGTTTCCTCTACCTGAGCGTCAATCGCAAGCCGAACGAACAGCTTGATCCGCTTCGCTTGGAGTTCATCAAGTACGTCTTCAGCAAGGAAGGCCAGGAAGCGGTCGTGAAAGACGGCTACTTGCCGCTGACCGCCAAGCAGGCCCAGCGTCAGCTCGACATGATTCTGAAGAACTAG
- a CDS encoding ABC transporter permease subunit: MSQDEKSFSGRRRRMKTRWTVAAADVLSEFVITVGGIGTIVAVMAVFVVLVARVAPLGLPASITGEVSRETHWGSAKPVHLAVDEYRTIGWVLFDDGRLESFRVDNGEKLGETRLFQDKKLSAISTSVGRGGLLLGFLDGTIQFADVHFKTSFIDAVNAPEEFHGMKPGELATYKPSDDETGVIELTSQGQYRLQVLESSAMEPLKVSDKAILMLDHVPEAASGGNSVSVSKDDRKYVSYSADGKLRYGLVLEEEDFLSGDITLKNDMIELDIAEIQGERPQFLLQTARGNDILLAWKSGQMVRFVRENGENGFRLAPAEKIDLLPDTDAELTVCDFILGRETVFVGDSDGGASGWFLVRAAETDDPEIQARKTSDGFTLARVHVLQSAPGEKVVSMRASERSRMLAVGYESGRFRVYQMTTELLVLDRHLPGDVPVVSAMITPKDDGLLVESTKGLYLWNFDPRHPEISVAAAILPVWYEGYPKPRQIWQSSSAGVEPEMKLGLYPLISGTLKATFYSMLFGAPIALLAAIYTSEFTTYKVRTVVKPTVEMMASLPSVVLGFLAAIVFAPVVESFLPFFLTTIVAVPLTFITAAMLWQLMPRRIGLILEEWRLWFMVPALFLGLFISYQLAPWVEHLAFDGNVKSWLDGKGNGVVGWVMLMIPLAGMLAFFVNGAFINPYLRMHAIKWTRSQFALMSLIKFAALVLLAFLLAWGVSSLLYWLPTWFGGSPFDPRGTFVDSYAQRNSFVVGFVMGFAVIPIIYTIADDALATVPKHLRSASLGCGATPWQTTVRVVIPTAMSGLFSALMIGLGRVVGETMIVLMAGGNTPVTDWNIFSGFRTLSATIAIELPEAVENSTHFRMLFAAALVLFVITFLINTAAEIVRLRFRKRAYQL, translated from the coding sequence ATGTCGCAAGACGAAAAGAGTTTCTCCGGCCGCCGACGTCGCATGAAGACGCGCTGGACGGTCGCCGCCGCCGACGTTCTGTCGGAGTTTGTGATTACGGTTGGCGGTATCGGCACGATCGTCGCCGTCATGGCGGTCTTCGTCGTTCTGGTCGCTCGCGTCGCGCCGCTCGGATTGCCGGCTTCGATCACTGGCGAAGTTTCGCGCGAGACCCACTGGGGTTCAGCCAAGCCGGTTCATCTGGCGGTTGATGAATACCGCACGATCGGCTGGGTCTTGTTTGACGACGGTCGGCTCGAATCGTTTCGGGTCGACAACGGCGAAAAGCTGGGCGAAACCCGGCTTTTCCAAGACAAAAAACTCTCCGCCATTTCGACCTCGGTCGGTCGCGGCGGTCTGCTGCTTGGCTTTCTGGACGGCACGATTCAGTTCGCCGACGTCCACTTCAAGACGTCGTTTATCGACGCGGTCAACGCGCCCGAAGAATTTCATGGCATGAAGCCGGGCGAACTGGCGACCTACAAGCCGAGCGACGACGAAACCGGCGTCATCGAACTGACTTCGCAAGGTCAGTACCGCTTGCAGGTACTTGAGTCGAGCGCGATGGAGCCGCTGAAGGTTTCCGACAAGGCGATCCTGATGCTTGACCATGTGCCGGAAGCGGCCAGCGGCGGCAACTCGGTCAGCGTCTCAAAGGACGATCGCAAGTACGTCAGCTATTCCGCCGACGGGAAGCTGCGTTACGGCCTGGTGCTGGAAGAGGAGGACTTCCTCTCTGGCGACATCACGCTGAAGAACGACATGATCGAGCTGGACATCGCCGAGATTCAAGGGGAGCGTCCGCAGTTCCTGTTGCAAACAGCGCGCGGCAACGACATTCTGCTCGCGTGGAAATCGGGGCAAATGGTTCGCTTCGTTCGTGAAAACGGAGAGAACGGCTTTCGTCTAGCGCCGGCCGAAAAGATCGACCTCCTCCCCGATACCGACGCCGAGTTGACCGTGTGCGACTTCATTCTCGGTCGCGAGACGGTCTTTGTTGGCGATAGCGACGGTGGAGCGAGCGGTTGGTTCCTGGTTCGCGCCGCCGAAACCGACGATCCCGAAATTCAAGCCCGTAAGACGAGCGACGGATTCACGTTGGCTCGCGTGCACGTGTTGCAATCGGCGCCGGGCGAGAAGGTCGTTTCGATGCGAGCCTCGGAGCGGAGCCGCATGTTGGCGGTCGGTTACGAATCGGGCCGTTTTCGCGTTTACCAGATGACGACCGAGCTGCTGGTGCTCGATCGCCATTTGCCTGGCGACGTTCCGGTCGTCAGCGCCATGATCACGCCGAAGGATGACGGTCTGTTGGTCGAGTCGACCAAGGGGCTTTATCTCTGGAACTTCGATCCTCGACATCCCGAGATCAGCGTCGCCGCGGCGATCTTGCCGGTCTGGTACGAAGGGTACCCGAAACCGCGGCAGATCTGGCAAAGCTCGTCGGCCGGCGTCGAACCGGAAATGAAGCTCGGCCTGTATCCGCTGATCTCCGGTACGCTCAAGGCGACCTTCTACTCGATGTTGTTCGGTGCGCCGATCGCTTTGTTGGCGGCGATCTATACCAGCGAATTCACTACGTACAAAGTTCGGACGGTCGTCAAACCGACGGTCGAAATGATGGCGAGCCTGCCGAGCGTCGTGCTCGGATTTTTGGCGGCGATCGTTTTCGCTCCGGTGGTCGAATCGTTCTTGCCCTTTTTCCTGACGACGATCGTCGCCGTCCCGCTCACGTTTATCACGGCGGCGATGCTGTGGCAGTTGATGCCGCGGCGAATCGGCTTGATCCTGGAAGAATGGCGACTGTGGTTTATGGTGCCGGCGCTCTTTTTGGGGCTGTTCATTTCTTACCAGTTGGCTCCGTGGGTCGAACATCTCGCGTTCGACGGCAATGTGAAGTCATGGCTCGACGGAAAGGGGAACGGCGTCGTCGGCTGGGTGATGCTGATGATTCCGCTTGCAGGGATGCTCGCCTTCTTCGTGAACGGCGCCTTCATCAATCCCTATCTCCGTATGCACGCCATCAAGTGGACCCGTTCGCAGTTCGCGCTGATGAGCCTCATTAAGTTCGCCGCGCTGGTCCTGCTGGCGTTCCTGTTGGCGTGGGGCGTTTCCTCGCTTCTGTACTGGTTGCCGACCTGGTTCGGCGGTTCGCCGTTTGATCCCCGGGGAACCTTCGTCGACAGCTACGCCCAGCGTAACTCGTTCGTCGTCGGTTTCGTGATGGGATTCGCGGTGATTCCGATCATTTACACGATCGCCGACGATGCATTGGCGACAGTGCCGAAGCATCTTCGTTCCGCTTCGCTCGGCTGCGGCGCCACACCGTGGCAGACGACGGTTCGCGTGGTGATTCCGACCGCCATGAGCGGGCTCTTCTCGGCATTGATGATTGGTCTGGGTCGCGTGGTCGGCGAGACGATGATCGTGCTGATGGCCGGCGGTAATACGCCGGTGACGGATTGGAATATTTTCAGCGGGTTCCGCACGCTCAGTGCGACCATTGCGATCGAACTGCCCGAAGCGGTAGAGAACAGCACCCACTTTCGCATGTTGTTCGCTGCAGCCCTGGTGCTGTTCGTCATCACGTTTTTGATCAATACCGCGGCCGAAATTGTGCGGCTGCGTTTCCGTAAACGAGCTTACCAACTATGA
- a CDS encoding phosphate ABC transporter permease PstA gives MTSPAQNDAAAAPREKRGHVSKPGLSLLAQGEPMVWLTGGSLALCLLMIFGLLSLVIYNGMRTFWPGRLYQVETVDGAIYLGEAAGVERFELTEQLINSFPSELKKAREKALEKFEAAGSVPVEVERRQYRTGNFDIISNFDREGTHYHTVNEFELVQPEAELPEWAMVIERLSWGRFYGMPVEFKLDHLRPISADEEQLNDIVLLIQSNMYRISDADQSAQLKEALAPVEAELAKTRAANIDAFIAENKSLEGELRAKLKSGEEKPLADVKSAEENVVSVVQASVGPEQAWDKYNEFHDEVISRSHRRKEIEEFEVGEVNSEEENARLSLRDEEINHPGVFVVELANELARLQGQVATLDEIGEKNQATLKQIEKRSGADSPLAKFSQEIVKGLATDLADQQSQPKKRIAEIKELIAGMPPSTQGAVDNFLKIREESTQRTVALQQKINQLNEENARYVLHMQTAQKIDKDIPLSEIVLAFPANRLSLAGQLGVYMSRWGEFLMDDPREANSEGGVFPAIWGTVAMTMIMSVIVVPFGVLAALYLREFAKPGPIVSAIRISINNLAGVPSIVFGVFGFAFLIGNVGRFIDGGPRNADLPVMSSNRWYLLLMVLAATACGAFMMSMYAVSNRRQLTGGRNLWLGKFALLLWIVATGAFVTALATTPEFNGFFTSHLPNPVFGKGCLAWASITLALLTLPVVIVATEEALAAVPNSLREGSYGCGASKWQTIWRIVLPHALPGIMTGMILAMARGAGEVAPLMLVGVLKLAPELPIDFSPPFLHFDRSFMHLGFHIYDLGFQSQNSEAAKPMVYTTTLLLIAVIAMLNLSAIWLRARLRRRFQPGQF, from the coding sequence ATGACCTCGCCTGCTCAGAACGACGCCGCCGCCGCTCCGCGCGAGAAACGAGGCCACGTTTCCAAACCGGGACTCTCGCTCCTTGCGCAGGGTGAGCCGATGGTCTGGCTGACCGGCGGATCGCTCGCCCTTTGTTTGCTGATGATCTTCGGCCTGTTGTCGCTCGTCATTTACAACGGCATGCGCACCTTCTGGCCAGGGCGGCTCTACCAGGTCGAGACGGTCGACGGAGCGATTTATCTCGGTGAAGCGGCCGGCGTTGAACGCTTCGAGTTGACCGAGCAATTGATCAACTCGTTTCCGTCGGAGCTGAAAAAGGCTCGCGAGAAAGCGCTGGAGAAGTTCGAAGCGGCCGGCAGCGTGCCGGTCGAAGTCGAACGGCGTCAGTATCGTACCGGCAACTTCGACATCATCTCGAACTTCGACCGGGAAGGTACTCACTACCATACCGTGAACGAGTTCGAGCTGGTTCAGCCCGAAGCCGAATTGCCCGAATGGGCGATGGTGATCGAGCGGCTCTCGTGGGGACGTTTCTACGGGATGCCGGTCGAATTCAAACTCGACCATCTGCGACCGATCTCCGCCGACGAAGAGCAGCTGAACGACATCGTCCTGCTGATTCAAAGCAACATGTATCGCATCAGCGACGCCGATCAATCGGCTCAGCTGAAAGAAGCCCTCGCGCCGGTCGAAGCGGAACTGGCCAAAACGCGGGCCGCTAACATCGATGCGTTCATCGCCGAAAACAAATCGCTCGAAGGCGAATTGCGGGCGAAGCTGAAGTCGGGCGAGGAGAAGCCGTTGGCCGACGTCAAATCGGCCGAAGAGAACGTCGTCAGCGTCGTTCAAGCGTCGGTCGGTCCGGAACAAGCGTGGGACAAATACAACGAGTTCCATGACGAAGTGATCAGCCGTTCGCATCGTCGCAAAGAGATCGAAGAGTTCGAAGTCGGCGAGGTTAACAGCGAAGAAGAAAACGCCCGGTTGTCGCTGCGGGACGAAGAAATCAACCACCCCGGCGTCTTCGTCGTCGAATTGGCGAACGAACTGGCGCGTCTGCAAGGTCAGGTCGCGACGCTCGACGAGATCGGTGAAAAGAACCAGGCTACCCTCAAGCAGATCGAAAAGCGAAGCGGCGCTGATTCGCCGCTCGCCAAGTTCTCCCAGGAGATCGTCAAGGGGCTCGCGACCGATCTGGCCGATCAGCAGTCGCAGCCCAAGAAGCGCATCGCGGAAATCAAGGAATTGATCGCGGGCATGCCGCCGTCGACGCAAGGGGCGGTCGACAACTTCCTGAAGATTCGAGAAGAGTCGACGCAGCGGACCGTCGCGCTGCAGCAGAAGATCAATCAACTGAATGAAGAGAACGCTCGCTACGTCCTGCACATGCAGACGGCGCAGAAGATCGACAAGGATATCCCGCTGTCGGAAATCGTCCTCGCCTTTCCCGCCAACCGGTTGAGTCTGGCGGGTCAGCTCGGCGTTTACATGTCGCGCTGGGGCGAGTTTCTGATGGACGATCCCCGCGAAGCGAACTCCGAAGGGGGCGTCTTCCCGGCGATTTGGGGAACGGTTGCGATGACGATGATCATGTCGGTCATTGTGGTGCCGTTCGGCGTGCTGGCCGCTCTCTATCTCCGCGAATTCGCCAAGCCCGGCCCGATCGTCAGCGCCATTCGCATCAGCATCAACAACCTGGCCGGCGTGCCGAGCATCGTCTTCGGCGTGTTTGGCTTCGCCTTTTTGATCGGCAACGTCGGACGCTTTATTGACGGCGGTCCGCGGAACGCCGACTTGCCGGTGATGTCGTCCAACCGTTGGTATTTGTTGCTGATGGTCTTGGCGGCGACGGCGTGCGGCGCGTTCATGATGTCGATGTACGCGGTCAGCAATCGTCGGCAATTGACCGGCGGTCGAAACCTCTGGCTCGGCAAGTTCGCGCTGCTCCTCTGGATCGTGGCGACCGGCGCGTTCGTAACCGCGCTGGCGACGACTCCGGAGTTCAACGGCTTCTTCACGTCGCATCTTCCGAACCCGGTGTTCGGTAAAGGGTGTTTGGCGTGGGCCAGCATTACGCTCGCTTTGTTGACGCTGCCGGTCGTGATCGTTGCGACGGAAGAGGCTCTTGCTGCGGTTCCCAACTCGTTGCGTGAAGGGTCGTACGGCTGCGGCGCCAGCAAGTGGCAAACCATTTGGCGCATCGTCCTGCCGCACGCTCTGCCGGGGATCATGACCGGCATGATTCTGGCGATGGCGCGCGGCGCCGGCGAAGTCGCTCCGTTGATGCTGGTCGGCGTGTTGAAACTGGCGCCGGAACTGCCGATCGACTTTTCGCCGCCGTTTTTGCACTTCGATCGCAGCTTTATGCATCTGGGTTTTCATATTTACGACCTTGGTTTTCAAAGTCAGAACAGCGAAGCGGCCAAGCCGATGGTTTACACCACCACTTTGCTGCTGATCGCCGTCATCGCAATGTTGAACTTGTCGGCGATCTGGCTTCGCGCTCGTCTACGACGACGATTCCAACCGGGACAGTTTTAG
- the pstB gene encoding phosphate ABC transporter ATP-binding protein PstB, with product MNEITSPQQPAEGKQNRLELIAQGHHFDSVIHDAVKREECVLEIKDFNLWYGEKQALFNVNMPVPKGQVTALVGPSGCGKSTLLRCVNRMNDLIDTVRIQGDIVLNGDSICDAGVDVIELRKRMGMVFQKPNPFPMSIFENVVYPLRIDGERNRGVLEGVCEHSLKGAAIWDEVKDRLHESGLSLSGGQQQRLCIARAIASEPEVLLLDEPCSALDPIATSKIEDLIRELRGEYSILIVTHNMQQASRISDYTAFMYLGRLVEFGPTVDIFTNPKLTETNAYVTGRFG from the coding sequence GTGAACGAGATTACCTCTCCACAGCAGCCCGCCGAAGGGAAACAGAACCGGTTGGAATTGATCGCCCAGGGGCATCATTTCGACTCGGTCATCCACGACGCGGTCAAACGCGAAGAGTGCGTGCTTGAGATCAAAGACTTCAATCTGTGGTACGGCGAGAAGCAAGCGCTGTTTAACGTCAACATGCCGGTTCCCAAGGGACAGGTCACCGCGCTCGTCGGTCCGTCCGGTTGCGGCAAGTCGACGCTGCTCCGCTGCGTGAACCGGATGAACGACCTGATCGACACGGTTCGCATCCAGGGAGACATCGTGCTGAACGGCGATTCGATCTGCGACGCCGGCGTCGACGTGATCGAACTTCGCAAGCGGATGGGGATGGTGTTTCAAAAGCCGAATCCTTTTCCGATGAGCATCTTTGAAAACGTCGTCTATCCGCTCCGGATTGACGGCGAACGGAATCGCGGCGTTTTGGAAGGGGTTTGCGAACATAGCCTCAAAGGCGCCGCCATCTGGGATGAAGTGAAAGATCGTCTGCATGAGAGCGGGCTCAGCCTCTCCGGCGGTCAGCAGCAACGTTTGTGCATCGCGCGGGCGATCGCCAGCGAACCGGAAGTGCTGCTGCTCGACGAACCGTGCTCGGCTCTCGACCCGATCGCAACCAGCAAGATCGAAGACCTGATCCGCGAACTTCGGGGCGAGTACTCGATCTTGATCGTCACCCACAACATGCAACAAGCGTCGCGCATCAGCGACTACACCGCGTTCATGTACTTGGGGCGTCTGGTCGAATTTGGACCGACCGTCGACATCTTCACCAATCCGAAATTGACCGAAACGAACGCTTACGTGACCGGACGGTTCGGCTAG
- the phoU gene encoding phosphate signaling complex protein PhoU: protein MTVHFEKQLDQLRRQLVTLGAMVEEHVRLAIRAAEEQDRALAQEAIDRDDEVDALQMEISEESLHLVALFQPVASDLRFVISVQTVINELERIGDHAHDIGQGVLRLIDSGAHFDLPPLLQTSKEASIEMLRQSLDALLDRDAAKARDVILADDTVDQSHRGMYDWFKNGVRQRPDDLDWMMEMLTISRHVERIADHATNIAETVVYLVEGELVRRGGDRAP from the coding sequence ATGACGGTTCATTTTGAAAAACAACTCGATCAGCTTCGGCGGCAACTGGTGACGCTCGGCGCGATGGTCGAAGAGCACGTCAGGTTGGCGATTCGCGCCGCGGAAGAGCAGGATCGCGCGCTCGCCCAAGAGGCGATCGATCGTGACGATGAGGTCGACGCCTTGCAAATGGAGATCTCGGAAGAGTCGCTCCACCTAGTGGCGTTGTTTCAGCCGGTCGCTTCCGACCTGCGGTTTGTGATCTCGGTTCAAACGGTTATCAACGAGTTGGAGCGGATCGGCGACCACGCTCACGACATCGGCCAAGGGGTGTTGCGTCTGATCGACTCTGGCGCTCACTTCGACTTGCCGCCGCTGTTGCAAACCTCGAAGGAAGCGTCGATCGAGATGCTGCGGCAAAGTCTCGATGCGCTGTTGGATCGCGATGCGGCGAAGGCCCGCGACGTGATCCTCGCCGACGACACGGTCGATCAGTCGCATCGCGGCATGTATGACTGGTTCAAGAACGGCGTTCGCCAGCGTCCGGACGATCTCGACTGGATGATGGAGATGCTGACGATTTCGCGGCATGTCGAACGGATCGCCGATCATGCGACCAACATCGCAGAAACGGTGGTCTACCTGGTCGAAGGCGAACTCGTTCGCCGCGGCGGCGACCGGGCGCCGTAG
- a CDS encoding winged helix-turn-helix transcriptional regulator, which translates to MRTAIDSDDGLEQAIAHSPDIVLVGHHSPESFDMCRRISSRMRPEQLPAFLVTPGVGTSEAEEGEPESIDSLLAETLALDLLAQGVKTLLSRARQAGQDDVVLEHHGLRLDRTRYVAELKGESIGATPTEFRLLWTLMAKPGHVFSRHDLFEACHAEHEGEPSAQSRAIDVHVKTIRRKLAEQANLIETIRGVGYRFREPVWGVSPFE; encoded by the coding sequence GTGCGCACTGCAATTGATTCGGACGATGGCCTGGAGCAGGCGATCGCCCATTCGCCCGACATCGTCCTGGTTGGGCATCACTCGCCCGAGTCGTTCGATATGTGTCGCCGCATCAGCAGTCGGATGCGGCCCGAGCAGCTCCCTGCGTTTCTGGTGACGCCGGGCGTTGGGACCAGCGAAGCCGAAGAGGGAGAGCCGGAGTCGATCGATTCGTTGTTGGCCGAGACCCTGGCGCTCGACTTGCTCGCTCAAGGCGTGAAGACGCTGCTGAGTCGCGCTCGTCAGGCAGGACAAGACGACGTCGTCCTCGAACATCATGGGCTCCGTCTTGATCGCACGCGCTACGTGGCTGAACTCAAAGGGGAGTCGATCGGCGCGACGCCGACCGAGTTTCGGTTGCTCTGGACGTTGATGGCGAAGCCGGGACATGTCTTTTCGCGGCACGACTTGTTTGAGGCGTGTCACGCCGAGCATGAAGGTGAGCCTTCGGCCCAGTCGCGAGCGATCGACGTTCATGTAAAGACGATCCGCCGGAAGTTGGCGGAACAAGCAAACCTTATAGAGACCATTCGAGGGGTAGGCTACCGATTTCGGGAGCCGGTTTGGGGCGTTTCTCCATTCGAGTAG